CGCGGAGCTGCTCGAGGTTCATGGCCATAGCCTACCCGCATCGTTTCCAGTCGAACTATGCATTGGAGTTATTAGGATCGCCTAACTAGCGTGGATCGCATGGCTACGCGCGAACGACAGATATCCACCACGGTCCTCGTCATCGGCACCGGCGGCTCCGGGCTGCGGGCGGCGATCGAGATCGCCGAACACGGTGTCGACGTGCTCGCCGTCGGCAAACGCCCGAGGCAGGATGCGCACACCTCGCTCGCCGCCGGCGGCATCAACGCGGCGCTCGGCACCATGGACGCGGATGACAGCTGGCAGCAGCACGCGGCCGACACCATCAAGGAGAGCTACCTGCTCGCCAACCCGCACACGGTCGAGATCGTCACTCAGGGCGCCGAACGCGGCATCCGCGACCTCGAGCGCTGGGGCATGGACTTCGCCCGCGAAGACGACGGTCGTATCTCCCAGCGCTTCTTCGGTGCGCACACCTTCCGCCGCACGGCCTTCGCCGGTGATTACACGGGCCTGGAGATCCAGCGCACTCTGGTGCGCAAGGCCGAGCAGCTCGAGGTCCCGATCCTCGATCACGTCTACATCACGCGCCTGCTCGTGCGCGACAACGTGGTGTTCGGGGCCTACGGCTTCGACCAGGCCGACGGCACCCGCTACCTCATCCACGCCGACGCCGTCATCCTCGCCGCCGGCGGACACAATCGCATCTGGCGGCGCACCTCCTCCCGCCGCGACGAGAACACGGGCGACTCCTTCCGTCTCGCCGTCGACGCGGGCGCCAGGCTCCGCGACCCCGAGCTCGTGCAGTTCCACCCGTCCGGCATCATCGAGCCGGAGAGCGCAGCGGGCACCCTGATCTCCGAAGCGGCTCGCGGGGAAGGCGGCATCCTTCGCAATGCTCTCGGCGAGCGGTTCATGGCGAAGTACGACCCCGAGCGGATGGAGCTGTCGACCAGGGACCGCGTCGCACTCGCCGCGTACACCGAGATCCAGGAAGGACGCGGCACCGAGAACGGCGGCGTCTGGCTCGACGTGTCGCACCTGCCCCGAGAGACGATCATGACCCGTCTGCCCCGCGTCTACCAGACGATGATGGAGCTGCAGATGCTCGACATCACGACAGATCCGATCGAGATCGCCCCGACCGCGCACTATTCGATGGGCGGCGTCTGGGTGCGATCGGAGGACCACCAGACCGACGTGGACGGGCTCTACGCGATCGGTGAGGCCTCCAGCGGATTGCACGGCGCGAACCGCCTGGGCGGGAACTCGCTCATCGAGCTTCTCGTCTACGGGCGCATCGTCGGGCAGGCGGCCATGGAGCATGCGGCCGGTCTCGACGCCCAGCGTCGCTCGGCGTCGGCGGTCGCCGAGGCCCGCGCCGAGATCGACGACCTGCTCGCCGCGGAAGGACGCGAGAACGTGCGCGCCCTGCAGCGCGCGATCCGCAACCTCATGACCCGGTACGCCGGTGTGGTGCGCTCGGAGGAGGGGCTGCTGGCAGGCCTCGCCGACCTCGACATGATCGAGGGGCGCATGGAGGACATCGGCATCCACCCCGACATCGCGGGCTTCCAGGACCTCGCGCACGCGTTCGACCTCAAGGCCTCAGCGCTCGCCGCCCGCGCCACGCTCGAGGCCGCACTGGAGCGTCGCGAGACGCGCGGATGCCACAACCGCAGCGACTTCCCCGACAGTGATCCCACGCTGCAGGTGAACCTGGTGTGGTCGCCGAAGGACGGCGTGACCCGGGAGGCGATCCCTGAGATCTCGCCCGAGATCGCCGAGCTCATGCGCGAGGTCGACACCACGGGCAAGCTCGTCGAGTAGTCGCGGACCCGACTCGCTCCGGGTCGCACTTTCTGCCGTCCGCTCTCCGATCAGGCGGCAGAAAGTGCGACCGGAACCGGCTCGCCGGGGCGACGCTCAGTCGGCCTGCGGCTCCTCGGTGTCGATCACGCCGATGCCGACGGCCTCATGATCGGGCTCGGCCTCGTCGCGCTGGGGTGCTTTGGGTTCCTCGCCCGGAGCCTTCTCGGTGCTCGGCTCCTGCAACTGCTCGGTGCTCGGCACCTCATCGGGGTCTGCCTGCTCAGCGGACTCGGCCTGTGCGGGGGAGGCATCCGGCGCGGGCGACTCCGCCGTCACTTCCCCCGCATCGGCGCCCGATGAGGGGGTGGGTGTGGGAGCCTGCGTCTCGGGAGACGGTTCCTGCTCGGGTGTGCTGTCCGTCATGATCGTCCCTTTCGCGATGTCGTCGCCATCAGGATGCCGTCGCAACCGCACCGGATGAAGGGGCTTGACGCGGCCTCAGAAGTGCATCTGCTTCAGCGTGCCGTACTTGATCAGCAGCTCCTCGAGAGCGTCGCCGTCTTTGTACTCCACGCGCACGGTCTTGCCGGTGCCGCCCGCGAGAACGATGTCGGGACCGTTAGAGAACAGCAGCGTCGACCAGGGCGAGGTGAACACGATCGCCCCTGCGGCATCCCTGGCCGTGACGCCGTCGGCATCAAGCGCGATCTCGACGATCTTGTCGGACCCCTTCACCGGGAAGACGGCGGGGAACTCGCTTCCCTCCCATTCGCGGAAGTAGGCGCTCAGGCCGATCTTCGCCTGCGGGAAACCGGCACGCAGACTGCGTCCGATCCGCGAGACGTGCACCTCATGCTCGGCGCGTTCTCCCTGATCATCGGTGATCGCGACCGTGACGGTCCCGCCGATCGGGTAGGTCTGCCGGAACAGCTCCTCCTGGCGCTTGTCATCCGGTGCCAGGTCGCTGCTCTCCAGGAACGGCTGCTCGCCGATCCACCCGGTGCGCACGCTCCAGGTGCGGGTCGTCGCCTTGCTCTTCTTGCGCGAGCTGAGAACGCCGAACACGACGATCAGCACGAGCACGAGCGCGCCCGCCGCGAGGAACAGCAGGATCCCGGTGTCATCACTCATGCGATCAGGTTAATGGGGGTGAACTGAAGAGGGGAAGGCGGCGTAACCTGGACGAGTGACTGCGTACGTCTCGGCCTTCGACCTGTTCTCCATCGGAGTGGGGCCCTCGAGCTCCCATACGGTGGGCCCGATGCGCGCGGCCCTGGACTTCGTCCACCGGCTCGGCGCGAGCCAGACGCTCAGTGCGGTGTCGCGGATCGAGTGCACGCTGTTCGGTTCGCTGGGAGCGACCGGTATCGGACACGGAACGCCGGATGCCGTCGTGGCGGGGCTGCGGGGATTGTCGCCGGAGAGCTGCGACCCTGCGGAGGTGCGTTCGGCCTGGACCGAGTACCCGGCGGGTGAGCCGCTCACTCTCGATGGCCAGCAGCAGATCCCGTTCGCGAAGACCGACATCGTCTTCGCGCCACGCACCAGGCTGCCCGGTCATCCGAACGCCATGACGATCACCGCGTGGGACGCCGCCGGCGCGACGATCGCCGAGGAGACCTACTACTCGATCGGCGGAGGCTTCATCCGGCGTGAGGGGGAAGAAACGTCGATCACCTCTGCCGGCTTCCCCTATTCCTACGCGGATGCCGCGTCGCTGCTCGCCCTCTGTGACGAGAACGGACTGTCGATCGCCGAGGTCGCGCGACTGAACGAGACTGCGGTGCGCAGCGAGGAAGAGGTCGCTGCCGGGCTGGACGCGATCTGGAATGCCATGTCGGCGTGCGTCGATGCCGGCCTGCACTCCGACGGTGTGCTGCCCGGCATGCTCAAGGTGAAGCGGCGGGCGAGCACGATCCGTGCGCAGCTCGATGAGGTCGCGGCCGACGGGCACCGTGAACTCCCCGGCGAATGGCTCGGGGCTTTCGCGCTCGCGGTCAACGAGGAGAACGCGGCGGGCGGGCGCGTCGTCACTGCACCCACGAACGGTGCGGCCGGCATTCTGCCCGCCGTAGCGATGTACTGGTGGCGGTTCCTTGCCGACTCCGGGCTCGGTGCCGGCAATGCCGTGACGCCCTACGGCGAGCTGGTCGGAAGTGCGCTGCTGGGCTTCGGCCCTGACGGTCGCAGC
This DNA window, taken from Microbacterium maritypicum, encodes the following:
- a CDS encoding L-serine ammonia-lyase, iron-sulfur-dependent, subunit alpha, producing the protein MTAYVSAFDLFSIGVGPSSSHTVGPMRAALDFVHRLGASQTLSAVSRIECTLFGSLGATGIGHGTPDAVVAGLRGLSPESCDPAEVRSAWTEYPAGEPLTLDGQQQIPFAKTDIVFAPRTRLPGHPNAMTITAWDAAGATIAEETYYSIGGGFIRREGEETSITSAGFPYSYADAASLLALCDENGLSIAEVARLNETAVRSEEEVAAGLDAIWNAMSACVDAGLHSDGVLPGMLKVKRRASTIRAQLDEVAADGHRELPGEWLGAFALAVNEENAAGGRVVTAPTNGAAGILPAVAMYWWRFLADSGLGAGNAVTPYGELVGSALLGFGPDGRSLAAQVDADLDPEQTAEANRRRGIRRFLLTATALGSLFKANASISGAEGGCQAEVGSACAMAAGGLTAVMGGTNRQIENAAEIAMEHHLGLTCDPIGGLVQIPCIERNAIAASTAVTAARLALRGDGSHYVSLDAVVETMRQTGADMSTKYKETSEGGLAVNVIEC
- a CDS encoding L-aspartate oxidase, whose product is MATRERQISTTVLVIGTGGSGLRAAIEIAEHGVDVLAVGKRPRQDAHTSLAAGGINAALGTMDADDSWQQHAADTIKESYLLANPHTVEIVTQGAERGIRDLERWGMDFAREDDGRISQRFFGAHTFRRTAFAGDYTGLEIQRTLVRKAEQLEVPILDHVYITRLLVRDNVVFGAYGFDQADGTRYLIHADAVILAAGGHNRIWRRTSSRRDENTGDSFRLAVDAGARLRDPELVQFHPSGIIEPESAAGTLISEAARGEGGILRNALGERFMAKYDPERMELSTRDRVALAAYTEIQEGRGTENGGVWLDVSHLPRETIMTRLPRVYQTMMELQMLDITTDPIEIAPTAHYSMGGVWVRSEDHQTDVDGLYAIGEASSGLHGANRLGGNSLIELLVYGRIVGQAAMEHAAGLDAQRRSASAVAEARAEIDDLLAAEGRENVRALQRAIRNLMTRYAGVVRSEEGLLAGLADLDMIEGRMEDIGIHPDIAGFQDLAHAFDLKASALAARATLEAALERRETRGCHNRSDFPDSDPTLQVNLVWSPKDGVTREAIPEISPEIAELMREVDTTGKLVE